The following coding sequences lie in one Enterococcus sp. 9E7_DIV0242 genomic window:
- the tkt gene encoding transketolase yields MFDKTDQLGVNTVRTLSIEAIQKANSGHPGLPMGAAPMAYALWTKHLKVNPTTSRNWADRDRFVLSAGHGSALLYSLLHLSGYKVTIDDLKSFRQWDSKTPGHPEVDHTDGVEATTGPLGQGIAMAVGMAMSEAHLSAVYNKDSFSVVDHYTYALCGDGDLMEGVSQEAASMAGHMKLGKLIVLYDSNDISLDGPTSKAFTENVGARFEAYNWQHILVKDGNDLEAISKAIEEAKAETDKPTLIEVKTVIGFGSPKEGTSAVHGAPLGQEGIDAAKVVYGWEYPDFTVPEEVAARFHETMIEKGEKAEAEWNELFANYSKAHPELAQQFKDAFADKLPENWDKELPVYEVGSSAASRVTSKETIQAISKAVPSFWGGSADLSASNNTMVAGEKDFEPGQYEGRNIWFGVREFAMAAAMNGIQLHGGSKVYGGTFFVFTDYLRPAIRLAAIQKTPVTYVLTHDSVAVGEDGPTHEPIEQLASVRCMPGVQVIRPADGNETVAAWKLAMTSTNKPTILVLSRQNLPVIEGTQAMAEEFVGKGAYVISPQKGDKPEGILIATGSEVNLAIDTQKALAAQGKDVSVVSMPSFDLFEEQSAEYKESVLPKDVKKRVAIEAASSFGWDRYVGFEGTTVTIDHFGASAPGDTVLKEFGFTVENVTEKYNSL; encoded by the coding sequence TTGTTCGATAAAACTGATCAACTTGGTGTGAATACGGTACGTACACTAAGTATTGAAGCAATTCAAAAAGCGAATTCAGGCCACCCAGGTCTACCTATGGGTGCTGCCCCTATGGCTTATGCATTATGGACAAAACACCTGAAAGTAAACCCAACCACTTCTAGAAACTGGGCGGATCGCGACCGTTTTGTTCTTTCAGCAGGACATGGTTCAGCTTTACTGTATAGTCTGCTTCATCTATCAGGCTACAAAGTGACAATCGATGACTTGAAATCATTCCGTCAGTGGGATAGCAAAACACCGGGACATCCGGAAGTTGACCACACAGATGGCGTAGAAGCGACTACAGGCCCTCTAGGACAAGGGATTGCGATGGCAGTAGGTATGGCAATGTCAGAAGCGCATCTGTCCGCAGTGTACAATAAGGACAGCTTCTCAGTCGTTGACCACTACACTTATGCTTTATGTGGTGATGGTGACTTGATGGAAGGTGTTTCTCAAGAAGCTGCTTCAATGGCCGGACACATGAAATTAGGCAAATTGATCGTGTTGTATGATTCAAATGATATCTCTTTAGACGGACCGACATCAAAAGCCTTCACTGAAAATGTTGGTGCGCGCTTTGAAGCGTATAACTGGCAGCATATTTTGGTAAAAGATGGCAATGATCTGGAAGCTATTTCAAAAGCAATTGAAGAAGCGAAAGCTGAAACGGACAAGCCAACATTGATTGAAGTGAAAACAGTTATCGGTTTTGGTTCTCCAAAAGAAGGAACTTCAGCTGTTCATGGCGCACCTCTAGGTCAAGAAGGGATCGACGCTGCAAAAGTTGTTTATGGCTGGGAGTATCCTGACTTTACAGTGCCAGAAGAAGTAGCTGCACGTTTCCATGAAACAATGATCGAAAAAGGCGAAAAAGCTGAAGCTGAGTGGAATGAGCTATTTGCAAATTATAGTAAGGCACATCCAGAATTGGCGCAACAATTCAAAGATGCGTTTGCTGATAAATTACCTGAAAATTGGGATAAAGAATTACCAGTATACGAAGTTGGCAGCAGTGCAGCCAGCCGTGTAACAAGCAAAGAGACGATTCAAGCAATCTCTAAAGCTGTACCAAGCTTCTGGGGCGGATCTGCTGACTTATCAGCTTCCAACAATACGATGGTAGCTGGAGAGAAGGATTTCGAGCCTGGTCAATACGAAGGACGCAACATCTGGTTTGGTGTACGTGAGTTTGCAATGGCAGCAGCTATGAACGGTATTCAGCTTCATGGCGGTTCAAAAGTGTATGGCGGAACATTCTTTGTCTTTACTGACTATCTACGTCCAGCTATTCGTTTGGCAGCAATTCAAAAAACACCGGTTACGTATGTGCTAACACATGACTCAGTAGCAGTTGGTGAAGATGGACCAACTCATGAGCCGATTGAACAGCTAGCTAGTGTTCGTTGTATGCCTGGTGTGCAAGTTATCCGTCCAGCAGATGGAAATGAAACTGTTGCGGCATGGAAGCTTGCAATGACATCAACAAACAAACCAACAATTCTTGTGTTGAGTCGTCAAAATCTTCCTGTAATTGAAGGAACACAAGCTATGGCTGAAGAATTTGTAGGAAAAGGTGCGTATGTCATTTCTCCACAAAAAGGCGACAAACCAGAAGGTATTTTAATTGCGACGGGTTCTGAAGTGAATCTTGCGATCGATACTCAAAAAGCATTGGCTGCGCAAGGCAAAGATGTATCTGTTGTATCTATGCCAAGTTTTGATTTGTTTGAAGAACAGTCTGCTGAATATAAAGAATCAGTACTACCAAAAGATGTGAAAAAACGTGTGGCGATTGAAGCTGCTTCATCATTTGGTTGGGATCGTTATGTTGGCTTCGAAGGAACAACAGTTACGATTGATCATTTTGGCGCTTCTGCACCTGGCGATACTGTATTGAAAGAATTTGGTTTCACTGTTGAAAATGTTACAGAAAAGTATAATAGCTTATAA
- a CDS encoding glucosaminidase domain-containing protein has product MEKRETRSSRHIEKSIKHKKNANRLASGVGVALLSAPLVGGAALFSDETEAYAYEEISSVSPIDFIESIGYSASSVASANDLYASVMIAQALLESSYGNSQLASAPNYNLFGVKGSYAGQSVYMSTTEYLNGEWLMTSEPFRVYSSYYESFQDHANVILYAVSGYGNYYYSNVWKSNTTSYMDATAALTGTYATDPGYAQKLNWLIEAYGLTRFDTGTAGYSYYADTESQAVIYSESGLSDYTVNSGDTLWGIAESYGTSVEQLMSLNGLSADLITVGQVIQVR; this is encoded by the coding sequence ATGGAGAAACGTGAAACACGCAGCAGCAGACATATAGAAAAATCTATCAAGCATAAAAAAAATGCGAATCGTTTGGCTTCAGGTGTTGGAGTTGCTTTATTGTCTGCGCCGTTGGTTGGCGGAGCAGCGCTTTTTTCGGATGAAACAGAAGCCTATGCTTATGAAGAAATATCCTCTGTCTCACCAATAGACTTTATTGAGTCTATTGGTTACTCGGCCTCTAGCGTAGCTAGTGCGAATGATTTATATGCATCAGTAATGATTGCTCAAGCTTTATTGGAAAGTAGCTATGGAAATTCTCAACTAGCCAGTGCACCGAATTATAATCTTTTTGGGGTAAAAGGGAGTTATGCTGGGCAATCAGTATATATGTCTACAACTGAATACTTGAATGGTGAGTGGTTGATGACATCGGAACCATTTCGCGTATATTCTTCCTACTATGAATCGTTTCAAGATCATGCCAATGTGATTTTGTACGCTGTTTCAGGGTATGGCAATTATTATTACTCTAATGTTTGGAAGAGTAATACGACAAGCTATATGGACGCGACCGCGGCGTTAACGGGAACTTATGCGACAGATCCAGGATATGCACAAAAGTTGAATTGGTTGATTGAAGCATATGGATTGACCCGATTTGATACAGGAACGGCTGGGTATAGTTATTATGCTGATACTGAGAGTCAAGCGGTTATCTATTCAGAATCTGGTCTTTCAGATTATACGGTGAATTCTGGAGATACCTTATGGGGAATAGCTGAAAGCTATGGCACGAGTGTAGAACAGCTGATGTCTCTCAATGGTCTATCTGCTGATCTAATTACTGTAGGACAAGTTATACAGGTAAGGTAG
- a CDS encoding DUF896 family protein: MLSKEKLARINELSKKSKETELTAAEKQEQKQLREEYIKTFRKGMRHHIEGMKVVDPKGNDVTPDKLKQIQKEKGLHDRK, encoded by the coding sequence GTGCTGTCAAAAGAAAAGCTTGCCCGTATTAATGAATTGTCTAAGAAGTCAAAAGAAACTGAACTGACTGCTGCTGAGAAGCAAGAGCAGAAACAGCTTCGTGAAGAATATATTAAGACATTCAGAAAAGGGATGCGTCATCATATAGAAGGAATGAAGGTTGTTGATCCCAAAGGCAATGATGTAACACCAGATAAATTGAAACAGATTCAAAAAGAAAAAGGTTTGCACGATCGCAAATAA